The stretch of DNA CTTTCACGAGCTGCCCTTTTTGGGAATAGGCAACTCTTACCCGCTCGTATTTCTTCTGTTCCTTAATAAAATCGGAATCCGAATACACCGACGCTAAGGTTAGGAGAGTGGTTGCTGCAATTACCATTTTCATAAGCACAAATTGCATTTGTGGTTTGCACCCTGCGAATATAGCAATTTGAGCCTTGCGTTAGTTTCTTCGGATGTGGAAATGACTTAGTTTTGAGTGACCCTTCAATTTTTTATATGGAGGGGAGCGCAATTAGGAACTACACAGAGCCTACCTTTTTTCTAATCGAAAGTTATAATGTCAGTTTTCCTCACCATTTTTCATCTGATATTTGTTGCAGGAGCCCAATCACCCATTGCAATTCATCAATAGCCCCGCCGTTCCCCCCATTTATCCATTCCGAAAGAATTTGTCATCCATCCATTTCGATGGATTTTGTTCAATGTAGGTTGCAATTCGCTTATAATCCGCGTCGTTTCTAATAATATGGTCATGAAATCGCGTTTGCCAAATCGGTTGTTTCGGCGTATTTCGGTATTGGTTGATCCGCGTCGTTGCAGCCGATTTAAATCCCGCCACAAATGATGATATCGATTTTGGTGATCGATATGCCACGCCGTGTAGGAACGCACGGCTGTGCGTTTCCACACGGCCTTGCGTCTGTACCTGATTTGCGATTTCCCCATTGGTAGGCTCAATTCGCAATATCGCGTGGATGTGGTTCGGCATTATTATCCATACGTCGCAAAAAAGTTCCGCGCGTATTTCAAATGATTTGTTCCATTCTCTATCCACAATTTGCCCTATTGGCGATAGATACATTTCGCCGTAATAAATTTGCCCGAACAGATGTTTTCGATCGTGCGTGCAAATAGTTATAAAGTATGCCCCCGGGTTAGCGTAATCCCACCACGCTGCTCGGGCCGATGGTATCCGGTATTTGTTTTGGAATTTTTCCATACAGCATTTTCCCTCATGGATGATACATTGCCGTAATTTACAACTTTCTGGATATTTTTTGTATGTCGCAAATTCCTTTTCGGCCAATAATTCACATGCATATGCAATTTGATACTCCGTTTCTACAATCCATTTCTACTCTGTTTCTTTAATGGTCATATTATCTTTTGTTTTTCCATTATTAAATCATCAAATCCCCAAATCGTCAAATTGTCTTGCCCCATTGGCACTGGGCTTAGCAAATGTCCACCAGCCAAAGTCAAAAAAATTATCTTTCTTTGCTACTCATCGAAATTGATGCTGTTATGACTTTAGAACGTAAACCCAGCTGGTTAAAGATAAAATTGAACCTTGGCGAATCTTTTGCCGATGTAACCAAGATTGTTCGTGAGCACAAGCTCGAGACCATCTGCACCAGTGGAAAGTGTCCCAACTTGCACGAGTGCTGGAGTGCCGGCACGGCAACCTTTATGATTTGTGGCGATGTGTGTACCCGTTCCTGCAAGTTCTGTGCTACAAAAACCGGTCGCCCCTTGCCGCTCGATCCTCAGGAGCCAGCGAACCTTGCCGAGAGCGTTAAGCTCATGAAGCTGCGCTACGTGGTTATCACCTCTGTCGATCGCGACGACCTTCCCGATGGTGGGGCTGCGCATTGGGCTGCCTGCATCTCGGAGATTAAGCGAGTAAACCCGGCAACCAGAGTGGAGGTATTGATTCCTGACTTTGGTGCCGATACTGATCTTATCGATGTAGTGTTAACTGCAAAGCCAGATGTGGTGGCCCACAACTTGGAGACAATTAAGCGCATCACTCCTCAAGTCCGTAGTCGCGCCATCTATAGTTTCAGTTTAGATGTACTTCGGCATATTTCAGCCAGAGGCTTTGCTGCCAAAACAGGTGTAATGGTTGGCTTGGGCGAAACCTTTGAGGAGGTGGTTGAGGTTATGCAGGATGCCTACGCTGCCGGTTGTGTTATCTTCACCATAGGTCAATACCTTCAGCCCACGCTTACTCATCTCCCCGTTGTAGAATATGTTCACCCCGATGTGTTCAAGAAGTATAAGGAGGCCGGAGAGCAAATTGGATTAAAGCAGGTGGTAAGCGGGCCGCTCGTTCGCTCGAGCTATCATGCTGCCGAATTTTTTCAAGAATAGTTAAAGCATATGAGAGGACTCGTTACCTATCGCAATTTAGGCACTATTGCATACGCCGAGGGCGTTGAAGTGCAGGAGCAATACTTCCAAAAAGTTCTTGAGCAGAAACAAGCCGGAACGCTTGGCGATTTTCGTGGATACTTACTCTTCTGTGAGCATCCACACGTGTATACGCTCGGCAAAAGCGGCGATGCTACCAACATGCTCATCACTCCGGAATTTCTCACAAAGATAAACGCTTCCTACTATCAGACGTCCCGTGGGGGCGATATTACTTATCATGGTCCTGAGCAGCTCGTTGGCTACCCAATCGTCGATCTCGAAGCACTAAATATTGGCTTGAAGGATTATGTTCATCTGCTCGAAGAGGTAGCCATAAACGTTTGTGCTCACTATGGTATTGCTGCTTCTCGGCTCGATGGCGCTACAGGTGCCTGGCTCGACGTTGGAGTTGCTGGTCGCGAGCGTAAGATTTGCGCTATTGGTGTTCGTGCCAGCCGTTTTATTACCATGCACGGGTGGGCCTTCAATGTAAACACCGATTTAAAGTATTTTTCTTACATCAATCCCTGCGGTTTTATCAATAAGGGCGTTACTTCGTTAGAAGTTGAACTTAAACGAAAAGTAAGCATGGACGAAGCCCGTTTGGTCTTCCAAAAGGAGTGGCTGAAGGTATTTAATTGTGAACTTTTAGAGGGATAGGGAATCAATCCTTTTTTTTTGTTATAACTTCGTATGAATTCTAAAACGGCCTGCCGAGGAGATTTGTGGGTAGGAGCAGTGACTGTTTTAGGCAAATATTTTGGCTATGGAAAAAATAAGAACTACATATGGAAAAGCGATGGGTCTTAAAGGAGCAGAGCGATGCATCCGAAGTTGCCCTATTATCCGATGCCTTAGGGATTGATCGGGTCCTAGCAAATCTTTTAATTCAACGAGGGGTAAAAACTTTCGAACAAGCAAAAACATTTTTTCGTCCAACACTCGATTCTCTCTACGATCCTTTCTTGATGAAGGATATGGATAAAGCAGTTGTGCGCATTGAGCAAGCAATTGAGAAGGGTGAAAAGATTTTGGTTTACGGCGATTATGATGTCGATGGCACTACTGCCGTTGCCCTAATGTATTCCTTTCTGTCGAAGCTAACCGACAAAATTGCCTACTATATCCCCAATCGTTACTCCGAAGGATACGGTGTTTCAATTGAAGGGGTAACCTATGCCGCCGACAATGGCTTTACGCTTATTGTGGCGCTCGACTGTGGAATAAAGGCAGTGGAAAAGGTAGCGTATGCACGTGAGCATGGAGTCGATTTTATCATTTGCGACCATCACTTGCCCGGCGATACTATCCCGAATGCCGCTGCTGTGCTCGATCCTAAACGTATCGATTGTAACTATCCATTCAAAGAACTATCGGGTTGTGGCGTTGGCTTTAAGCTGGCTCAGGCATATTCGCAGTACAAAGGGATTCCCTTTTCGGAGCTGGAACCGCTTCTGGATATGGTGGCCGTGAGCATTGCCTCCGATATTGTTCCCCTTACCGGCGAAAATCGCGTGCTCGCTCACTTCGGTCTTAAGCGTTTGAATGAAAATCCAAGCAGAGGCCTTTTGTCTATTATCAAATTGGCTGGATTGGTAGGTCATTCCATTGCCGTAGATGATATTGTGTTTAAAATTGGTCCAAGGATTAATGCCGCAGGCCGAATGGAGTCGGGCAAGGCTGCTGTTGATTTGCTTCTTGCCGATTGCGATCTTAATGCCTTCGAAATGGGCGAGGCCATTAATATCTGCAATAACGATCGTAAGGAGGTTGATAGGGGGAATACACTTCAGGCTATTGAAATTATTCAATCGAGCCCTGAACTTCAAAAGAAGAAGTCCACGGTACTCTTCAATCCTACGTGGCACAAAGGGGTCGTGGGTATTGTTGCCTCTCGCCTTATCGACTACTACTACCGTCCCACCATTGTGCTTACCGCTTCCAACGGATTTGCCACCGGGAGCGCACGCTCAGTTCCGGGATTCGATTTGTATCAAGCCATTGATGGCTGTAGCGATTTGTTGGAGAATTTCGGTGGACATATGTACGCAGCCGGCTTAACCATGAAGGAGGAGAATGTCCCAGCATTTATTGAGCGTTTCGAGTCTATTGTAGCTGCCTCCATTACCGATAGTATGATGATTCCCATGGTAGAGATCGATTCAGAGTTAAAGTTGTCCGATATTACCGAGAAGTTTTTTCGCATTCTTAAGCAGTTTCAGCCATTCGGGCCTGGGAATATGTCACCCGTATTTATTAGTTCCGATGTAGTGGATAATGGCGATGGTCGTCTTGTGGGTGCCGATCATGAGCACCTTAAGTTGGATCTTATTCAGGAGGATAACCCGTACAAACCCGTTACTGCTATTGGTTTTCAGTTAGGAATACACTACGACCATATAAGCAAGGGAAAGGCTTTCAATGCGTGTTACTCCATTGCCGAAAACACCTATCGTGGAGTTTCTTCACTTCAGGTGCGCATAAGGGATATTAAGTATTAAAGGGATAAGCTCCACTTGTTGGAGCTTATTTTTTCAGAAAACCCTTCTTCTTCATGAAGAGATACATGCCAAACCCAATTATAATCATTAGCCCGAGTATGGCTGGGTAGCCCCATTTTTGTTCCAGCTCCGGCATATACCTAAAGTTCATTCCATATAGCCCCACAATAAAGGTGAGCGGAATAAAAATGGTGGAAATAACGGTTAGGGTGGTTATGGTTTCGTTCATTCGGTTCGATGTTTGAGCGTAGCTAAGCTCCACCAACCCTGAATTTATTTCGCGATAGCTCTCAATGGATTGTATCAGATGGTTAAGGTGGTCAATCACATTGTCGAAGTTCATAACCGATGCTGGCAAGAGTTGCGCAATGGCGGTTCTTTGAATAGGGATTAGCTCATCCCTTAGCGTAAAAATAATTTTTCGGGCAATTAAAAGATTTTTCCGAATGTCGAGCATCTTTACCGAGAACACATCCGCAGAATACTCCAGTAGATTTATTTCCGCGTCCTCCATCTCCTCCTCAATTTTTGAGATGGGTGTAAAATAGCCGTTAACGATATAGTCTACCAACAGCGAGAATAGAAGATCAGGGGTCGAATTCCACAGCGAGGTTTCCCCGAGATAAGTTTCTCTAAACAGGTCAAAGAATCGATTCTCCCTCTCGCTGATGCTCACCACAAAACCTTTGCCAAGAATTAAACTTAAGTGCTCGGTTTCTATCCCATTACCGTTAAAGTGTAGCCCTTTAAGCGTAAGGAATATGTAGTTCTCCGCAATATGCATTTTGGGTTGGTGGTCGGCGTTGGCCATGTCGGACACAAACAAGGGGTGTATGTTGATGGCCTTCCCCAACTCTTGGAGAACTTCTGCATCGGAAATGGAGTCAAGGCTTACCCAGCAGGTGGAACCTTCTTTTATATAATTATGTATTTCGTTGGGTGTTATGGCTTGATGATCTACTTCAACCTTCCCACCCGAGAATTGCGTAAGGTGAATCTTCCCTTTTCTTATCGGTTCCGAACCCGTGTATTCAATCTTTCCGGGGAGTTTAATCGCTCTCTTTTTTACCTTCTTTAGCGTTTTCATTGCAAAAAGTTAAACCATTACAAGGTTACAAGGTAGTTTTTTTGATTGAATATGCCTGAACGTAAGGTTTTCAATCAGGATTAGCGTTTAAATAGTTTCTCGCTGCGGTAGGAGAATGTTCTTTTTATGGCTAACCCGTTGTTGTTCTTCAATGCACTTTTTATTCTCAACTTACGTAATTTCACTACTCCAAAAAACATTAGGGAATGTGTGCGGTTATTTGCTATTGAGCAAAACAATGGCTTGTGTTTTGCGCTTTTCCCATACCTCCCTATAATTTAAGCGCTGCAAAAGAAAACATCGAATGGTTTTCCTTTGCAGCGCAAATAGTTTATATGGTTGGAGGTTGTTTTCGATCAGTCCCAATACTCACGGTTAGAAACCGCCCATAGGGTTGAAGAGTTGAGTGAAATACATCCCGAACGACATTATTCCAATTATAATAATGATGTATAGCGAAAGCATTACAATAGTAATGATACCGGTTATCTTGAAATGTAGATTTAGATAACGGAAACTTTTTGTGATGGACTCTTCGTCCCGCGTAGCTAAAGCTTTCTTCGCTTCGTTCGAAAATTTAAACAGATAGAAAACTGGGAAGAAATAGATAGCCATAAGGATTGCATAGATTACGGCAAAAATCGCCATTATACCACCCATTGGGCTTAAAGCCGATGCTATAAGCACACCAATAAATCCAAGGCCAAGCAGACCAATAAGTATAAACCCAAGAACCGCAAAGAAGAGGGTCCACTTACGGGTTGAGTTAAGATAGGGGATCGCCGATTCGGGAATGAGCAATCCGGTGGTTTCGGCCACAGGGGCGTTTTCTTGTTGAGTGATTTGATCCATAGTAAGGTTCTTTATTGGTTGAAAAAGAGAACTAATATAGTAAAAAGAACTATTGCTCAATATGGAATTGGGAAATAATTGCGATTAACTGATTTCTGACTCCAAAAGCCACTTTCGTGCGCTCTCGGTGGAGGCAAAGGAGGCCACTTTAAGCCACGGAAAGATATGGATTGGTTTTGCGCTCATGCTAATTTCGCTCATGGAAGCGGTAACTATGGCCATTTTCCGAATACCCAGCCTCGCAATTTGTGGAAGTACATGATTGGTTATCCATGCGGAGAGCTTTGTTGTTGTGGTGAGATCATATCCGTCAGTCTCTATCAAAAAAAACTTGGGGTGCTTGTATTCTAGAACTTCTAGCATTTCCGAAACGGAAAGAATATAGCTTATCTCATTCGAAATCGACTCCTTTGGGAAGTGATGCTCAAAAAGGGAAGTTTTTGGGTCGAAATCGTATAAAACGTTTTTCATATTCTATCCAAGAATTTACACAGCAAGGTAGGGCTAATACTAACCCTTGTCAATCTTTTGCTGTGAGGATAGGTGTGATTGGTCAAAATAGGGTAAACTCCTAGAACCTTAATAGCAGCTGGACTTTGATGTCGCTTTTTGAGTTTCCATTAATCGCACTAAGGCCTGAACCGACCTCGTTTTTACCGAAGAAAAGGGTATTACTCCACTTTATCCAGATCTTACATGCGGAGGTTAAACTATAGCTTGTTAATAGGTAGTAGCGAGAACCAGAAAGATAGTATGCTGGCACGGTAAAGGAGTATAAAACATCGTTCTCGTAGGCGTATACTCTGGAGTTCCACCCGTCGGTTCGGTAAAAGGCAACTCTTCCTGATATCGAAAAGCGATTGCTTGCATTGTGCCATGTGATATCTTGAAGTATAACAACGCCATTTTCGGTTGGAGCAGTTTCTCTCTCAAACCGGGTTGCCTCGAGTCGAGTCTTTGCCGTTACTGCTTCGGCTGGTGCAAAGGTTAGTTGTATTTTCGCTCTTGTCCTTGTTGTTTGCTCCAATTGGGATAGATTGTCTAGGGTGACATCGAATGGTCTGTTGTTCTGGCTAAGGCCCAACTGTAGTGCCAGTGTTTTGGATGGAGAGTAATTCGCCGTGGCCGATAGCTCCGTGCCGCTGGAAGGGGCCGATACTCGATATCTTAACCAAGTGAACTCAAATAAATCGGCATATGCACTTACCCGCCATCTTTTGTATGGTGTGAATTCCAGCGCAATACATATTCCCTTCTCACCGCTTGTTTTGCTTCCTTCGCCAAATCCACCTGCATAGCGGTAAGGGTAATTATTTTCGTAGCGACGACCAATTAGTGAAGCATTAAATGCCGGAGCGAGTAGCAACGAAACACCCGTTATGGATGCTGTCGCAAACCTTTTATCCATCGCAAATTCGCCGAAGAAGGTGGCCTGTTTTCGATAGTATAAAAAATCAGCACCGAATCGTACAATATTCGTAGGGTCGGCATCTTGAAGTTGATAGGGGTTGGTGGGTTGAATGAAATCTTTGCTTATTGCCAATGCGAAACAGGAAGTCCCGACTCGAAGTTGGTTTTTGCTGTAACTTGCATTAAACCCTATTGCCGATTCCATTACACTATGCTTGTTCTTCATTTCGGTGTTGGTGGCATGGCTTCCGGTGGCTTGAATCGACTCTATTCCTTGGACGTATTCGACGGAGTCGGAATCCACCGAGGCGTCGATGTGCTTTCTCGATGCAAACGCTGTAAGGGTTAGCTTTCGATCTATGGAAGTGGCTGCAACTCCTCTGAAGAATCGATTCTCATCGGTCGACGAGTAGGGAGTCACTGTTGGTCGATGCTTCTCAGGTGATACCATCAGCGAGGCCTTGCCAAGCGAATAGCCACTCGAAAGTGTTAGCCCTTGCCCAAAGTTGGCGGAGAAATCACCTATAATCAACTGTTTTATTACCCCTATTCTCGACAAGGCAAGGTATCCCGAATAAAAATCGAAGCCTTGGGCGTTATTCCCTTTGAAGAACTCTTCTCCTGCATCTTTCTCTGCTGTGATACCGAGTTGGATCTTTCGCGAAGCAGTAATCTTTGCTTTCACCAAAAGGGCATCGGGTGAGCCAAGATAGCCGTTTTGAATTCCCGATCTGTATCCCTTTTGTTTCTCGAACACCCTTCTGTATCGAGTTAGCACGCGACTTTTGAATACCCTCTTTGCCGCTCTTACACTCTCCAAGGGCACTGTTTTAATGAAAGGAAGTAACTGCTCTGTCAAGGTTTCATCAAAGCTGGGCACCAATTGCAACTCGTAGGGTGTAACCATCTGACCATGGTTTCTTATATACTCGGTTACTGCCATAATCTGAAGCTCTGAAAGGGGTAACCTCCTCAGGTTTTCAGGGGTGGTGTCGTTTAGGTTTATGGGATCTTCGAGCAGTGCGATCAGGTTATCGGCAAGGTCTGAAAGCGCTTCATCGCTAAGATTCTCTTGCTCTGCCAGCATCTCCAGCATATTTTCCACAGTGGATGGACGCCCCCGGGAACTGTCCACTGACACTTGGGCTATGGCCTTAAGTGAAAGAAGGAGTGTAATCAGAAGCATCGCAATAACTTTTGCCATGGCCAAAATTATTGAATGTGGTAAGTTGCAGAGATATAACCTGAAATTCCAAGCGGATTGTTGGTGGTAATGGCCAGATCGATGGTGAGCGTGCGGTACACATACCCAAATCCAAACGAAAGTTTGTTGGGTTGCGAAGAGTAGCCCGCACGAAGCATTAGCATTTCAACCAGCTTTGCCTCAATTCCTAAATTCACTTCTGTTTTGTAACTGTTGCGCTGGGTGGCGCTCATGCTGGTTAGAACTCCTTGCGGTAGCCGATAGTCGACACCAGTCGTGATTCCCGACGATAGGCTTTTTTGCGGTGTATGACCTATCTTTTCCATGGTCGGGTTGAAGGCATGCACCCCCACGGCTAAGTTTGGGGCGGGTGAGTAAAGGATTCCAGCCTCAACAGTTGTCGCGGTTGCATTTCCATTGCCCTCCCCAACGTGGAGGCGGTGTATTGCAATACCTACTCCGGCCGAAAATGATGGCCATAATTTTCTTCCGAAGGAAAGAATGCCTTTGGTTTCGTTATACAATTGATATCCGTAACGCGAAAATGCTACACCAACGGTTCCCGGTTTTGTTGGGATTGATAGTGATAGTCCGTTGACGTTGAGTTCTTTTATAATAAAACGATTCTCCTGGTGGATAGCAATGGCTTTCTGGGAGTAATAGCCTAAGGCTCCTTGGTTGGAAAAGGAACTCCACACCGAAGGAGTTGCCACGGAAGATCCTCCTTTGCCGTGGGATGCGGCATCGGTAAGCGATGCTTCGTCTTGGGCGAAACTGAGTTGGTTAACAGTGAGGCTAAGGAAGAGAAAAACAAAAAAACTGCCAGCCCGATTTCGGGAGACTGACAGCTTAGTTGTTTTTGTTGTAAACATCAGTTCGTCTTATGGTAAAACATTACTGAAGATAGTTCGTTGCTGGCTTGCTGAGTTTTTTTGCGAGCCCGTCCTTAAAAGTAATGTTTTTTCTGATATGTTGAGTTATCCTTTGGCAATTAATTGAATAGTAGTTGTTCCTGAGTTTCTGACTGCTCTCAATTATCTCCTTTGTGGTCGATTTTATTCGCCTCCAGAGGT from Williamwhitmania taraxaci encodes:
- a CDS encoding transposase, which gives rise to MEKFQNKYRIPSARAAWWDYANPGAYFITICTHDRKHLFGQIYYGEMYLSPIGQIVDREWNKSFEIRAELFCDVWIIMPNHIHAILRIEPTNGEIANQVQTQGRVETHSRAFLHGVAYRSPKSISSFVAGFKSAATTRINQYRNTPKQPIWQTRFHDHIIRNDADYKRIATYIEQNPSKWMDDKFFRNG
- the lipA gene encoding lipoyl synthase codes for the protein MTLERKPSWLKIKLNLGESFADVTKIVREHKLETICTSGKCPNLHECWSAGTATFMICGDVCTRSCKFCATKTGRPLPLDPQEPANLAESVKLMKLRYVVITSVDRDDLPDGGAAHWAACISEIKRVNPATRVEVLIPDFGADTDLIDVVLTAKPDVVAHNLETIKRITPQVRSRAIYSFSLDVLRHISARGFAAKTGVMVGLGETFEEVVEVMQDAYAAGCVIFTIGQYLQPTLTHLPVVEYVHPDVFKKYKEAGEQIGLKQVVSGPLVRSSYHAAEFFQE
- the lipB gene encoding lipoyl(octanoyl) transferase LipB is translated as MRGLVTYRNLGTIAYAEGVEVQEQYFQKVLEQKQAGTLGDFRGYLLFCEHPHVYTLGKSGDATNMLITPEFLTKINASYYQTSRGGDITYHGPEQLVGYPIVDLEALNIGLKDYVHLLEEVAINVCAHYGIAASRLDGATGAWLDVGVAGRERKICAIGVRASRFITMHGWAFNVNTDLKYFSYINPCGFINKGVTSLEVELKRKVSMDEARLVFQKEWLKVFNCELLEG
- the recJ gene encoding single-stranded-DNA-specific exonuclease RecJ, with product MEKRWVLKEQSDASEVALLSDALGIDRVLANLLIQRGVKTFEQAKTFFRPTLDSLYDPFLMKDMDKAVVRIEQAIEKGEKILVYGDYDVDGTTAVALMYSFLSKLTDKIAYYIPNRYSEGYGVSIEGVTYAADNGFTLIVALDCGIKAVEKVAYAREHGVDFIICDHHLPGDTIPNAAAVLDPKRIDCNYPFKELSGCGVGFKLAQAYSQYKGIPFSELEPLLDMVAVSIASDIVPLTGENRVLAHFGLKRLNENPSRGLLSIIKLAGLVGHSIAVDDIVFKIGPRINAAGRMESGKAAVDLLLADCDLNAFEMGEAINICNNDRKEVDRGNTLQAIEIIQSSPELQKKKSTVLFNPTWHKGVVGIVASRLIDYYYRPTIVLTASNGFATGSARSVPGFDLYQAIDGCSDLLENFGGHMYAAGLTMKEENVPAFIERFESIVAASITDSMMIPMVEIDSELKLSDITEKFFRILKQFQPFGPGNMSPVFISSDVVDNGDGRLVGADHEHLKLDLIQEDNPYKPVTAIGFQLGIHYDHISKGKAFNACYSIAENTYRGVSSLQVRIRDIKY
- the corA gene encoding magnesium/cobalt transporter CorA — protein: MKTLKKVKKRAIKLPGKIEYTGSEPIRKGKIHLTQFSGGKVEVDHQAITPNEIHNYIKEGSTCWVSLDSISDAEVLQELGKAINIHPLFVSDMANADHQPKMHIAENYIFLTLKGLHFNGNGIETEHLSLILGKGFVVSISERENRFFDLFRETYLGETSLWNSTPDLLFSLLVDYIVNGYFTPISKIEEEMEDAEINLLEYSADVFSVKMLDIRKNLLIARKIIFTLRDELIPIQRTAIAQLLPASVMNFDNVIDHLNHLIQSIESYREINSGLVELSYAQTSNRMNETITTLTVISTIFIPLTFIVGLYGMNFRYMPELEQKWGYPAILGLMIIIGFGMYLFMKKKGFLKK
- a CDS encoding DUF5362 family protein; amino-acid sequence: MDQITQQENAPVAETTGLLIPESAIPYLNSTRKWTLFFAVLGFILIGLLGLGFIGVLIASALSPMGGIMAIFAVIYAILMAIYFFPVFYLFKFSNEAKKALATRDEESITKSFRYLNLHFKITGIITIVMLSLYIIIIIGIMSFGMYFTQLFNPMGGF
- a CDS encoding helix-hairpin-helix domain-containing protein; translated protein: MAKVIAMLLITLLLSLKAIAQVSVDSSRGRPSTVENMLEMLAEQENLSDEALSDLADNLIALLEDPINLNDTTPENLRRLPLSELQIMAVTEYIRNHGQMVTPYELQLVPSFDETLTEQLLPFIKTVPLESVRAAKRVFKSRVLTRYRRVFEKQKGYRSGIQNGYLGSPDALLVKAKITASRKIQLGITAEKDAGEEFFKGNNAQGFDFYSGYLALSRIGVIKQLIIGDFSANFGQGLTLSSGYSLGKASLMVSPEKHRPTVTPYSSTDENRFFRGVAATSIDRKLTLTAFASRKHIDASVDSDSVEYVQGIESIQATGSHATNTEMKNKHSVMESAIGFNASYSKNQLRVGTSCFALAISKDFIQPTNPYQLQDADPTNIVRFGADFLYYRKQATFFGEFAMDKRFATASITGVSLLLAPAFNASLIGRRYENNYPYRYAGGFGEGSKTSGEKGICIALEFTPYKRWRVSAYADLFEFTWLRYRVSAPSSGTELSATANYSPSKTLALQLGLSQNNRPFDVTLDNLSQLEQTTRTRAKIQLTFAPAEAVTAKTRLEATRFERETAPTENGVVILQDITWHNASNRFSISGRVAFYRTDGWNSRVYAYENDVLYSFTVPAYYLSGSRYYLLTSYSLTSACKIWIKWSNTLFFGKNEVGSGLSAINGNSKSDIKVQLLLRF